A window of Exiguobacterium sp. FSL W8-0210 contains these coding sequences:
- a CDS encoding SDR family oxidoreductase, which yields MNILIIGANGTTGRKMVELIAKQGDHQAIAVVREENQINDLIALGASEVRLGDLTKDVSGVISNADVVIFAAGAGGASDELTRAVDQEGAIKVIDAAKANGIDRFLMLSSVGTEEPKGELKVYLESKATADAHLQESGLNYTIVRPGPLSYDDPAGTVETKEHFDSHEDRKVSRDDVAALFVHLIDHPTQSRVFEVLSGPYPIAEALRNQ from the coding sequence ATGAACATTTTAATCATTGGAGCAAACGGAACAACGGGACGCAAGATGGTCGAATTGATCGCTAAACAAGGTGATCATCAAGCAATCGCGGTCGTACGGGAAGAAAATCAAATCAACGATTTGATTGCACTCGGTGCATCTGAAGTCAGACTTGGGGATTTGACGAAGGATGTCAGTGGTGTCATCAGTAATGCGGACGTCGTCATCTTTGCAGCGGGTGCTGGTGGCGCATCGGACGAATTAACACGCGCCGTCGATCAAGAAGGTGCAATCAAAGTCATCGATGCAGCAAAAGCGAACGGGATCGATCGTTTCCTGATGCTCAGTTCAGTCGGTACAGAAGAACCAAAAGGTGAATTGAAAGTATATCTCGAATCGAAAGCAACAGCAGACGCACACCTACAGGAAAGCGGACTCAATTATACGATCGTCCGTCCTGGTCCACTCAGCTACGACGACCCGGCAGGCACTGTCGAAACGAAAGAGCATTTTGATTCACACGAAGATCGTAAGGTGTCTCGTGACGATGTGGCGGCGCTGTTCGTTCACTTGATTGATCACCCGACACAGTCTCGTGTATTCGAAGTACTCAGCGGTCCTTATCCGATCGCAGAAGCACTACGTAATCAATAA
- a CDS encoding IS1182 family transposase codes for MFKDYNMNQLVLPLDLEVRLQENDIAFAVHHLVESIPDDVFDPFMRTTGCPAYHPRMMMKIILCAYTQSVFSGRKIEGLLSDSLRMMWLAQGNAPSYRTINRFRVHPAVTPILKQAFVTFRCHLVEMGEINEEAIFIDGTKLEANANRYTFVWRKSIERHSSSLVDKSNRIYDNLVEQDILPEIERESPDELTLSELEHMGEALDAHIASINQKIEASSDTQERKRLRSERKEPRLLRKEITDFIERKQRYALQKRTLAGRNSYSKTDTDATFMRMKEDHMQNGQLKPGYNVQIATEGQYTLAYDIYPNPTDARTLLPFLDEISSYLPLPPHIVADAGYGSQENYQDILMRRGRIPLIPYTMFEKEKSRKWRNDPFNTVNWSYDERSDRFVCPNGQDVTFRYMSKRTDRYGFTRDFKVYESEGCDGCPFRSRCTKAKEGRHRQVHINTSWEEQKEQMKKWLSDQKTGSLYAKRKIDVEPVFGYLKANLSFTRFSVRGKAKVKRELGFILMAVNLRKWLIQSVARRAT; via the coding sequence ATGTTTAAAGATTATAACATGAACCAGCTGGTTCTGCCCTTAGATTTAGAAGTTCGTCTTCAAGAAAATGATATCGCGTTCGCTGTCCATCATCTCGTCGAATCCATTCCGGATGATGTTTTCGATCCTTTCATGCGGACGACGGGATGCCCTGCTTATCATCCGCGGATGATGATGAAAATCATTTTATGTGCCTACACACAGTCGGTCTTCTCCGGTCGGAAGATTGAAGGATTACTATCCGATAGTCTGCGGATGATGTGGCTAGCGCAAGGGAATGCGCCGAGCTATCGTACCATCAACCGTTTTCGAGTGCATCCCGCAGTCACTCCAATCTTGAAGCAAGCCTTCGTTACCTTCCGTTGCCATCTCGTCGAGATGGGAGAAATCAATGAAGAAGCCATCTTTATCGATGGTACAAAGCTAGAGGCGAATGCGAACCGATACACCTTTGTTTGGCGGAAATCGATCGAACGTCATAGTTCGTCTCTCGTGGACAAATCGAATCGTATCTATGACAACCTCGTCGAACAAGACATCCTACCGGAAATTGAACGAGAAAGCCCGGACGAGCTCACTCTCTCAGAACTCGAACACATGGGTGAAGCTTTAGACGCACATATCGCTTCCATCAACCAAAAAATCGAGGCGAGTTCGGATACTCAAGAAAGAAAACGTCTACGTTCTGAACGGAAGGAACCACGTCTCCTTCGAAAGGAGATTACAGATTTCATCGAGCGGAAACAGAGATACGCCCTCCAAAAGAGGACGCTCGCTGGACGGAACAGCTATTCGAAAACAGACACAGACGCGACGTTCATGCGAATGAAGGAAGATCATATGCAAAATGGACAACTCAAGCCAGGCTATAACGTTCAAATCGCGACCGAAGGACAGTACACACTCGCTTATGATATTTATCCGAATCCGACGGATGCCCGGACGTTACTCCCCTTTTTAGATGAGATCAGCTCATATTTACCACTACCACCGCATATCGTTGCGGATGCCGGCTATGGGAGTCAGGAGAATTATCAGGATATTCTGATGCGCCGAGGGCGCATTCCACTCATCCCTTATACGATGTTCGAAAAAGAAAAGTCTCGAAAATGGCGCAATGATCCATTTAACACAGTAAACTGGTCTTATGATGAAAGGTCGGATCGTTTTGTGTGCCCTAATGGACAGGACGTAACATTCCGTTACATGTCCAAGAGAACAGATCGGTACGGATTCACGCGTGATTTCAAGGTGTATGAAAGCGAAGGGTGTGATGGCTGCCCGTTTCGCTCCCGTTGTACCAAGGCCAAAGAGGGTCGTCACCGACAGGTACACATAAACACTTCATGGGAAGAACAAAAAGAACAGATGAAAAAATGGCTTTCAGATCAAAAAACAGGATCCCTCTATGCGAAACGGAAGATAGACGTGGAACCAGTTTTTGGATATCTGAAGGCTAATTTGAGTTTCACTCGCTTTTCTGTGAGAGGAAAAGCGAAGGTGAAGCGTGAGCTCGGCTTCATCCTCATGGCCGTAAATTTAAGAAAATGGCTCATCCAAAGCGTTGCCCGAAGGGCAACTTGA
- a CDS encoding pseudouridine synthase — translation MRLDKLLSNMGAGSRKEVKLLLKAGAIQVDGEIVRDPKQHVDVETQQVLMYGESVTYQKYIYLMMNKPPGVISATEDKRDETVIDLLFEDVTYFKPFPVGRLDKDTEGLLLLTNDGAFNHALMSPKKHVEKTYYAEVTGVLTQEDVEAIAEGVTLEDGYQAKPGKLVILSTTETDSTLELTITEGKFHQVKRMMLALGKEVTFLKRRSIGRLELDPALELGDYRELTQEELALFDWLPE, via the coding sequence ATGCGTCTAGATAAACTATTATCCAACATGGGGGCAGGCTCCCGAAAAGAAGTAAAACTTTTGCTCAAGGCAGGGGCAATTCAAGTCGATGGTGAGATCGTACGTGATCCGAAACAACATGTCGATGTCGAGACGCAACAGGTTCTGATGTACGGCGAATCGGTCACGTATCAAAAATACATCTACTTGATGATGAATAAACCACCGGGTGTCATTAGTGCGACGGAGGATAAACGAGATGAGACCGTCATTGATCTATTGTTTGAAGACGTGACGTATTTCAAACCATTTCCGGTCGGACGACTTGATAAGGATACAGAAGGCTTATTGTTACTGACAAACGATGGAGCGTTCAATCATGCCTTGATGTCTCCGAAGAAACACGTCGAAAAAACGTATTACGCGGAAGTGACAGGTGTATTGACGCAAGAAGACGTCGAGGCAATTGCGGAAGGCGTCACCTTAGAAGACGGTTATCAAGCAAAGCCAGGAAAACTCGTCATCTTATCGACGACAGAAACAGATTCAACGCTTGAATTGACGATCACAGAAGGGAAATTCCATCAAGTCAAACGGATGATGCTTGCCCTCGGTAAAGAGGTCACGTTCTTGAAACGACGCTCGATTGGTCGCTTGGAGCTTGATCCGGCACTTGAACTCGGGGACTACCGTGAACTGACACAAGAGGAATTGGCGTTATTTGATTGGCTACCTGAATAA